From a region of the Bacteroidota bacterium genome:
- a CDS encoding T9SS type A sorting domain-containing protein, with protein sequence MKSSYLFILLFGITFVSLPAQNTFKRAYGGTGDDIGFSVQQTSDKGYIIVGATQSYGAGEWDVYLIKTKTNGDTLWTRTYGGVSNDQGYSVRQTSDGGYIIAGTSEVGSKGAYLLKTDSIGDTIWTRSFGDIGAQQGYCVRQTSDGGFILAGISWSAVTSYDAYLIKTSASGDTLWTKTYGGTSYDVAYSVLQTRDGGYVFTGGSWSFGDSAYTVYLIKTDAVGKQLWLKTCGGIRFTVGNSIESTSDGGFIIAGMIDSLGTAQSHQHSYVIKTDSSGDVLWTRIYTASSADRSLDIEQTTDNGFIFITWSIGSSGNSSLIKINTLGDVVWTRMYTDITARSVLQTSDGGYAIGGYTFPFGFGNAEVYLVKTDGNGIVSSVKDDGNNSIPAEYALHQNYPNPFNPSTSISYSIPKQAHVRLQIFNPLGQLIATLVDQDKPPGTYTVIWDAGTRSSGLYFYRIAAGEFVQTRKALFLK encoded by the coding sequence ATGAAATCTTCCTACCTTTTCATATTGCTCTTCGGTATAACATTTGTTTCCTTGCCTGCTCAAAACACCTTCAAAAGGGCATACGGCGGTACCGGTGATGATATCGGTTTCTCTGTCCAGCAGACCTCAGATAAGGGATATATCATCGTAGGAGCTACCCAATCATACGGTGCTGGCGAGTGGGATGTTTACCTAATAAAAACAAAAACGAATGGTGATACTCTCTGGACAAGAACCTATGGCGGCGTAAGCAACGATCAAGGTTATTCTGTTCGCCAGACATCCGATGGTGGATATATCATAGCAGGGACTTCTGAAGTTGGTTCAAAGGGGGCGTATCTCCTCAAGACAGATTCAATCGGTGACACAATTTGGACAAGATCGTTTGGTGACATTGGTGCGCAGCAAGGTTATTGTGTTCGACAAACTTCCGACGGAGGATTCATTCTTGCAGGAATCTCTTGGTCAGCAGTCACGTCGTACGATGCCTACCTTATCAAGACAAGTGCGTCAGGGGATACTCTCTGGACAAAAACATATGGCGGCACTAGCTATGACGTAGCGTATTCTGTCTTGCAAACCAGGGATGGTGGTTACGTTTTCACGGGAGGTAGCTGGTCATTTGGTGACAGCGCTTATACTGTGTATCTCATCAAAACAGACGCTGTGGGAAAGCAGCTATGGTTGAAAACTTGCGGTGGAATCCGATTCACGGTTGGAAACTCAATTGAATCAACTTCGGATGGCGGGTTTATTATCGCAGGAATGATTGATTCACTCGGTACCGCCCAGAGCCATCAGCATTCATACGTCATCAAGACTGACTCATCGGGCGATGTACTCTGGACAAGAATTTATACCGCAAGCAGCGCTGATAGGAGCCTTGATATTGAGCAGACAACAGATAACGGGTTCATTTTCATCACGTGGAGCATTGGTTCAAGCGGAAACAGTTCGCTGATCAAGATAAACACCCTGGGCGATGTAGTTTGGACGAGAATGTACACCGATATTACCGCGAGAAGCGTTTTGCAAACGTCAGATGGCGGATACGCCATCGGTGGATATACTTTTCCTTTCGGATTTGGAAACGCCGAAGTTTATCTCGTTAAGACGGACGGAAACGGAATTGTATCATCGGTAAAGGACGATGGTAATAATTCAATACCGGCTGAGTATGCTCTTCATCAAAATTATCCCAACCCTTTTAATCCCTCAACCTCAATTTCCTACAGCATCCCAAAGCAAGCCCACGTGCGATTGCAAATCTTCAACCCTCTCGGACAACTAATCGCTACGCTCGTGGATCAGGACAAACCGCCTGGCACATACACCGTTATATGGGACGCCGGCACCAGATCAAGCGGATTGTACTTTTATCGGATTGCGGCTGGAGAGTTTGTGCAGACGAGGAAGGCGCTCTTTTTGAAATGA